One genomic window of Cyanobacteria bacterium GSL.Bin1 includes the following:
- a CDS encoding mechanosensitive ion channel, with amino-acid sequence MPASHVPCHPLRIKDMINGLFILLEDQYGVGDVITANGEMGLVERMNLRITHPH; translated from the coding sequence ATACCTGCCTCACATGTTCCTTGTCATCCCTTAAGGATCAAAGATATGATTAATGGACTTTTTATCCTATTGGAAGACCAATATGGCGTCGGCGATGTGATTACGGCGAATGGCGAAATGGGATTAGTGGAAAGAATGAACTTGCGTATCACTCATCCTCACTGA